The Cloeon dipterum chromosome 3, ieCloDipt1.1, whole genome shotgun sequence genome includes a region encoding these proteins:
- the LOC135940940 gene encoding bromodomain adjacent to zinc finger domain protein 2B-like isoform X2 encodes MDKDGGKESRGGSSKDHHSSIPHMPPGATPNLLDSLFAQSLFNAAQPGGFGNHFPGSYSMLGRPPPSAQNSAYGIPPSSSAGPYGGLGTLSAAANQAASLGINSASAWWNMASQIAAQDYLARLSGSLPFGGLTGESLVPGFDLLQAQQALAAAAATAPVKSSGKHSSKSERRSNSHANSSSSHHTSTASTTSKSSPSVTTSSSLPAGIPASSASRVSPAPSEGAGDPASILGGVRLPPDTEIIKYTSSIVGPKIPGTTNRGRKKTISLDPPSVSVLPTNMMHPSASGPTSASMLMTDHHRRGSRGSGAKSRQNKEAARRSGSPVDRVEVIKLPASSPATTNGGSGMSNLASLTVPSYGGGSSEQGEDAPLNLSMKPAHSTALPASEKQSRRKPGPRPRRVPQNPSGPSAPSPSPSFAQLFASIDGPRPTSSAYSSANSGNEDSDSQTKDRPRNLGRGVSKPKKNTVASLLAQSRALGIKPTVASLNHHQVSLLKPPSLQSDCKKMGITSDDDSSLPDVSSDESDDVNAMLGSDSDSADEERGRGRKRESTDPEDGPSSAKRHRSSASMERDLRIPLSRGWKRETLICGLGKSGSVKGEVSYNSPCGQRFKNCTDILKFLEAQGITDLNKDNFNFSSKLVLGDFLQPLMQGAKAPEDCLRLTEEEVVMRVEQLRVYKAATASSKPKQSRRMREEEYLRRQYEAQHLARIAQGHKLAQQLEKEKSQMAAREAKRIAKEEAQKIKEQLRIMKEHEKFERQETLRREREHKAMQMHEARRKRQQELEDQRLEEQQRKAKEREHKRQQAVLLKEQAVQLYMQELTKQREMLYSVEMERERRRQHMVLVKSLESRRRFEDREKRRLEQKAEKQASRERREEQRRAEIELLRELRKPAEDMALFATPEHKDMPILNRIPGLKLAGEAFADTLMVFEFLHNFGETLGFDMESLPCLNSLQMALLNDEEAEEELLSVMTHLLVCAIEDPGIPNPARHTTLLGQSLRQADITHTNLSEILRIYLYANATGEVKALYGVTYEREREKKEPNRNQAFLDRMKDNQTCIMSEWLRTTPFLALSPTRKAAILAFICNELLQNKAVCRQIDASIENVAQLRKDRWAIDGKIRKLRMMHGRKARMEQIAAVTKQHENSLAPPTPEKEGMDGGESKDGTKDLEKSEPDKKNDIDDDDDEESGNESEGTTAEVEVPEEDEDKKMTAEELQKKLEKVSKQSEQWMQDLSSAAQQLRAICFGQDRYWRRYWSLPRAGGIFVEAIESAEPEMFSEGEDGPEEPEEIDEAAAAEDEGNKEGKDADEEKSEEASEKQDEDAEKKEAIVENGLKEEKEDTPDVEMKDESLVEKPEAEAVKAEPIKAEATPKKEEPEEMEEDDLDNSERFNPINHLMRWGSPSIYNGAKDLNGSYNSKLENSTTSTYSGMASPGNLSLVDKQWFSLIPKDACDENSLTKPPYRSSAIGVPLTKGVGEIRIPWFPRPQTSASPLPAASPAPSSRPSLCDSPPLYSAEETALHIEHLKRLGETVESEPRPIPRDKRRGWWRITDPEKMQTLITNCHPRGVRERELKRTVSRYMEYVAESGSQFFLVKLCAPGDTISTDLSTGDEAKPVSKSAPSRDEPDAWSEKVALRVDMLMLEQVEALEDRVANASMQVKGWKVPPRASTDETIQFRASCLTPDDEDEERQDPVMIAKERLADLEAAIERRYLKPPLGTSCELSLSNLQASDQHKAPPSPSSPSGEPDTLPKGLVTWRDGVVKAKTAAQLAMVFYMLEASIAWDKSIMKAVSDSSANMSNCQFCSSGDNEDKLLLCDGCDKGYHMYCFKPKIESVPDGDWYCFECRNKATGERNCIVCGKRGVGKNLVLCDSCPRAYHLECLTPPIAKVPRGKWFCPSCNSKNPKKRGRRPKMSESEGSSVVGGDYEGAASTTVTSTSTTNTSSSPPSSTPANSASPPAKKDRNKKLARELTACKTLLDELEAHDEAWPFLLPVNTKQFPTYRKIIRSPMDLSTIRKRLTEGVYKGREEFCADVRVIFNNCETFNEDDSPVGKAGHSMRSFFEARWIELWNGNQH; translated from the exons CCCAATCTCTTTTTAACGCGGCCCAACCGGGAGGCTTTGGCAACCACTTTCCAGGATCCTACAGCATGCTCGGAAGACCACCTCCGTCAGCTCAGAACTCTGCCTACGGAATCCCGCCCAGCTCTTCTGCAGGGCCCTACGGGGGACTGGGAACCCTGAGTGCGGCCGCCAATCAGGCAGCCTCTTTGGGAATCAATTCAGCCA GCGCGTGGTGGAACATGGCCTCGCAGATTGCAGCCCAGGACTACCTCGCCAGACTGTCCGGTAGTCTCCCGTTCGGCGGTCTGACCGGCGAAAGCCTGGTCCCGGGTTTTGATCTCCTTCAGGCCCAGCAAGCCTTAG ctgcagcagcggccACTGCTCCGGTCAAGTCCTCCGGAAAACATTCCTCTAAGTCTGAACGAAGGAGCAACAGTCACGCGAATTCTTCGTCTAGCCACCACACTTCTACCGCATCGACAACTTCGAAAAGTAGTCCCTCAGTAACCACGTCCAGCTCGTTGCCAGCTGGAATTCCCGCTTCGTCAGCCAGTAGAGTCAG TCCTGCCCCCTCTGAAGGAGCAGG TGATCCGGCCAGTATTCTGGGTGGGGTGCGTCTGCCTCCCGACACTGAAATCATCAAATACACCTCATCCATCGTGGGTCCTAAAATCCCCGGCACAACCAACAGAGGCAGAAAGAAGACCATCTCGCTGGACCCACCCTCCGTCAGTGTGTTGCCCACAAACATGATGCACCCTTCAGCGTCGGGACCCACCTCGGCCAGCATGCTGATGACTGACCACCACCGGCGGGGCAGCAGAGGCTCTGGAGCCAAATCTCGACAAAAC AAAGAGGCTGCGCGGCGGTCCGGCTCGCCAGTTGACAGGGTTGAGGTGATCAAGTTACCCGCATCTTCGCCGGCCACCACCAACGGTGGCTCGGGCATGTCCAACCTCGCCTCTCTGACCGTTCCCTCATACGGAGGCGGCAGCAGCGAACAGGGAGAAGATGCTCCACTCAATTTGTCCATGAAACCGGCGCATAGCACAGCGCTTCCCGCTTCTGAAAAGCAAT CTCGTCGTAAACCAGGCCCTAGGCCCCGACGAGTGCCGCAGAACCCTTCAGGTCCATCAGCTCCATCTCCCAGTCCGTCTTTCGCCCAGCTGTTCGCCAGTATCGACGGACCCAGACCCACAAGCTCAGCCTACAGCTCTGCTAACTCTGGCAACGAAGACTCTGACTCTCAGACAAAG GACCGACCTCGAAACCTTGGCCGTGGAGTGTCCAAGCCCAAGAAAAACACTGTGGCGTCTCTGTTGGCCCAAAGCAGAGCTCTTGGCATCAAGCCCACCGTGGCGTCGCTCAACCACCACCAAGTGTCCCTGCTCAAGCCGCCCTCGCTGCAGTCCGATTGCAAAAAGATGGGTATCACGAGCGATGACGACAGCTCGTTGCCAGACGTGAGCAGCGATGAGAGCGACGACGTAAACGCCATGCTCGGCAGTGATTCTGACAGCGCCGACGAGGAGAGAGGCCGAGGCCGCAAGAGGGAGTCGACAGACCCTGAGGACGGACCTA gcTCTGCCAAAAGGCATAGGAGTAGTGCGTCCATGGAAAGAGATCTCCGAATTCCCCTATCCCGTGGATGGAAGCGAGAAACCTTAATCTGTGGCCTAGGAAAATCTGGTTCCGTGAAGGGAGAGGTGTCTTATAATTCGCCGTGCGGGCAGAGGTTCAAAAACTGCACTGACATATTGAAA TTCCTCGAAGCGCAAGGCATCACGGACTTAAACAAAGACAATTTCAACTTCAGTTCAAAACTGGTGCTGGGTGATTTCTTGCAGCCTTTGATGCAAGGCGCGAAAGCGCCTGAGGACTGTCTTAGACTTACTGAAGAGGAAGTAGTTATGAGGGTGGAGCAACTGCGAGTATACAAAGCTGCCACTGCCAGCAGCAAGCCTAAGCAAAGCAG GAGGATGAGAGAGGAAGAATATCTGAGGAGACAATATGAGGCACAGCACTTGGCAAGAATCGCACAAGGACACAAATTGGCACAACAGTTGGAAAAGGAGAAGAGCCAGATGGCCGCGCGAGAAGCCAAGAGAATCGCCAAGGAGGAAGCTCAAAAAATCAAGGAACAGTTGAG aATCATGAAGGAGCACGAGAAGTTTGAACGGCAAGAGACCTTGAGGAGAGAGCGTGAACACAAAGCTATGCAGATGCACGAG GCTCGACGGAAACGTCAGCAAGAGCTGGAAGATCAGCGGTTGGAAGAACAGCAGCGCAAAGCCAAG GAAAGAGAACACAAGAGACAGCAGGCTGTTTTGTTGAAGGAACAAG CTGTGCAACTGTACATGCAGGAGCTCACTAAGCAAAGGGAGATGCTCTACTCTGTCGAAATG GAGCGAGAGCGGCGACGGCAACACATGGTGCTGGTGAAGTCCCTCGAGTCCAGGCGGCGCTTCGAAGACCGCGAGAAGAGGCGCTTGGAGCAGAAGGCGGAAAAGCAGGCGAGCAGAGAGCGCCGCGAGGAACAGCGACGAGCCGAGATCGAGCTGCTGAGGGAGCTGCGCAAGCCTGCTGAAGATATGGCGTTATTCGCAACTCCAG AACACAAGGACATGCCGATTTTGAACCGCATTCCTGGACTAAAACTGGCTGGCGAGGCGTTTGCGGACACTCTAATGGTGTTTGAGTTCCTGCACAACTTTGGAGAAACGCTCGGTTTTG ATATGGAAAGTCTGCCTTGTTTGAACAGTCTACAAATGGCTCTCCTCAACGATGAAGAGGCTGAAGAGGAGCTTCTCTCTGTGATGACCCATTTGCTAGTATGTGCAATAGAAGATCCAGGAATACCGAATCCAGCGCGGCACACCACACTGCTGGGCCAGTCGCTCAGACAGGCTGACATTACACACACAAACTTATCAGAAATACTACGCATCTACCTCTACGCAAACGCTACTGGAGAAGTGAAAGCTCTCTATG gTGTAACATACGAAAGAGAACGAGAGAAAAAGGAACCAAATCGCAACCAAGCATTTTTGGACCGAATGAAGGATAACCAGACGTGCATTATGTCCGAGTGGCTGCGCACCACGCCATTCCTCGCACTCAGTCCCACGCGCAAAGCGGCCATTCTCGCATTTATATGCAACGAGTTGCTTCAGAACAAGGCCGTGTGCCGGCAAATTGATGCCTCGATCGAAAATGTTGCTCAGCTTAGAAAAGACAGATGGGCTATCGATGGAAAGATTAGAAA GCTTAGGATGATGCATGGCCGAAAGGCTCGTATGGAGCAAATCGCTGCAGTAACAAAACAGCATGAAAATTCTCTGGCGCCGCCCACGCCTGAGAAAGAAGGAATGGATGGCGGAGAGAGTAAAGACGGAACGAAAGACTTGGAGAAAAGCGAGCCTGATAAGAAAAACGACATCgatgatgacgatgatgaAGAAAGTGGAAACGAAAGTGAAGGAACCACAGCAGAGGTTGAGGTTCCTGAGGAG GATGAGGATAAGAAAATGACTGCAGAAGAGTTGCAGAAAAAGCTGGAGAAAGTGTCCAAGCAAAGTGAACAGTGGATGCAAGACTTGAGCAGTGCAGCTCAGCAACTGCGCGCCATTTGCTTTGGTCAGGACCGGTATTGGCGACGCTACTGGTCCCTGCCGCGAGCTGGAGGCATTTTCGTAGAAGCTATTGAATCGGCAGAGCCCGAGATGTTCAGTGAGGGCGAAGACGGTCCAGAGGAACCAGAGGAGATTGATGAGGCCGCTGCCGCTGAAGACGAAGGCAACAAGGAAGGCAAAGATGCTGATGAGGAAAAATCAGAGGAGGCATCTGAAAAGCAGGATGAAGATGCCGAGAAAAAGGAGGCTATCGTGGAAAATGGTCTGAAGGAGGAGAAAGAGGACACTCCTGATGTCGAAATGAAGGACGAGTCGCTTGTAGAAAAACCAGAAGCGGAAGCTGTGAAGGCGGAGCCCATCAAGGCTGAGGCGACGCCTAAAAAGGAAGAACCTGAGGAGATGGAGGAAGACGACCTAGACAACAGCGAGCGGTTCAACCCCATCAACCACTTAATGCGCTGGGGCTCGCCCAGCATCTACAACGGAGCCAAAGATCTCAACGGCAGCTACAACTCCAAGCTGGAGAACAGCACCACTTCGACGTACAGCGGCATGGCCTCGCCGGGCAACCTCTCCCTTGTGGACAAGCAGTGGTTCAGTTTGATCCCAAAGGACGCATGCGACGAGAACTCGCTGACCAAACCGCCGTACCGCAGCTCTGCCATCGGAGTGCCGCTCACCAAGGGTGTAGGCGAGATCCGAATTCCATGGTTCCCGCGGCCGCAGACAAGCGCCTCTCCGCTACCCGCTGCCTCGCCGGCGCCATCCAGCAGACCCAGCCTCTGTGATTCCCCGCCTTTGTACTCTGCCGAAGAGACTGCACTGCACATTGAGCACCTCAAACGGCTTGGCGAAACTGTTGAGTCTGAGCCCAGACCCATTCCAAGAg ACAAAAGACGCGGCTGGTGGCGGATCACGGATCCGGAAAAGATGCAGACGTTGATCACCAACTGCCATCCGCGTGGCGTTCGTGAGAGGGAGCTGAAGCGCACGGTGAGCAGATACATGGAGTACGTCGCCGAGTCCGGCAGCCAG TTCTTCCTTGTGAAGCTCTGCGCTCCCGGTGACACGATTTCAACCGATCTCAGCACTGGCGACGAGGCCAAGCCAGTCAGCAAAAGCGCTCCCAGCAGGGATGAGCCAGACGCGTGGAGCGAGAAGGTGGCGCTCAGGGTTGACATGCTGATGCTTGAGCAGGTTGAGGCCTTGGAGGACAGGGTGGCCAACGCCAGTATGCAGGTCAAGGGCTGGAAGGTGCCGCCAAGGGCGTCCACAGACGAGACCATTCAGTTCAGAGCCTCGTGCCTCACGCCTGACGACGAGGATGAGGAGCGACAGGATCCCGTGATGATCGCCAAAGAGCGGCTGGCAGACCTCGAGGCCGCCATCGAACGACGCTACCTGAAGCCACCATTGGGAACCAG TTGTGAGCTGTCCCTATCCAACTTGCAAGCGTCCGATCAGCACAAGGCACCGCCGAGTCCGTCGTCTCCTTCTGGGGAGCCGGACACCCTTCCCAAGGGTCTGGTTACCTGGAGGGATGGCGTGGTGAAGGCAAAGACTGCCGCCCAACTTGCCATGGTGTTCTACATGCTCGAGGCGTCCATTGCCTGGGACAAGAGTATCATGAAAGCAGTGAGTGATTCGTCTGCTAATATGAGT AACTGCCAGTTCTGCAGTTCTGGAGACAACGAGGACAAACTGCTGCTTTGCGATGGCTGCGACAAGGGGTACCACATGTACTGCTTCAAGCCCAAGATCGAAAGCGTCCCTGACGGAGACTG GTACTGCTTTGAGTGTCGCAACAAGGCCACCGGCGAGAGAAACTGCATCGTGTGCGGGAAGCGTGGCGTTGGCAAGAATCTGGTGCTGTGCGACTCCTGTCCAAGGGCCTACCACCTTGAGTGTCTCACTCCCCCCATTGCTAAG GTGCCTCGCGGGAAATGGTTCTGCCCCAGCTGCAACTCGAAGAACCCGAAAAAGCGTGGTCGCCGGCCAAAAATGAGTGAGTCCGAGGGCAGCTCCGTAGTCGGTGGCGACTACGAGGGTGCCGCCTCCACCACAGTCACTTCCACCTCCACCACAAACACCTCCTCGAGCCCCCCCTCGTCCACCCCAGCCAATTCCGCCTCCCCTCCAGCCAAGAAGGAccgcaacaaaaaattagccCGCGAGCTCACGGCATGCAAGACTTTGCTGGACGAGCTGGAGGCGCACGATGAGGCGTGGCCCTTCCTCTTGCCGGTGAACACAAAACAGTTCCCGACGTACCGTAAAATAATCCGATCACCCATGGATCTCAGCACAATTAGAAAGCGACTCACAGAAGGAGT ATACAAAGGGCGAGAGGAATTCTGCGCCGATGTCCGAGTGATCTTCAACAACTGTGAAACGTTCAACGAGGACGACTCGCCGGTGGGCAAAGCCGGGCACAGCATGCGCTCGTTCTTCGAGGCGCGCTGGATCGAACTCTGGAACGGCAATCAACACTGA